The proteins below come from a single Rosa rugosa chromosome 2, drRosRugo1.1, whole genome shotgun sequence genomic window:
- the LOC133728173 gene encoding uncharacterized protein LOC133728173 isoform X1, translating into MGSDCISILWIVRMDAVQPLFLHFLLFAVSFFSLFSVLLPSFSSFVFLLSPFCCLLLFPLFRFASLFFLFCFSPFSFCCLPFTFCCLPFPFPLYVFSTHINCFTITDATVKTCSKKLLLVVFIDFGCYCEILDMDRRQIMLLLLVEQDGEPRDNKMESGDENTEQGKSRRVWTSFEEESLLNVLDGIIAGGQRCDTGSFKSGTLIKIENALNLLCPNSNLKASPHIESKLKKLKKDYSIIYDMMNKSGFAWNDIKKCIEVDSNEVWETYLQHNKKAKGWRNKKYPLFDRLATIFGSDRATGNGAEVPADMMEEQSNNEDDIGIGNDTSPMSMRQDSTGQSQVSQKKRKRNDEDKIMLALDKLFEESGKRMQAVTDAIVKGNEDRSDIAKELKKMGLSVLDQIEALKIILDKPQNISVFMSLDDEVRKVYVENLLAGTARGST; encoded by the exons ATGGGGAGTGATTGCATTTCTATATTGTGGATTGTTCGAATGGATGCAGTGCAACCACTCTTTTTGCACTTTCTCCTTTTTGCTGTCTCCTTCTTTTCCCTCTTTTCCGTTTTACTTccctctttttcctcttttgtttttctccttTCTCCTTTTTGCTGTCTCCTTCTTTTCCCTCTTTTCCGTTTTGCTTccctctttttcctcttttgctTTTCTCCTTTCTCCTTTTGCTGTCTCCCTTTTACCTTTTGTTGTCTTCCTTTTCCCTTTCCTCTATATGTTTTTTCTACGCATATTAATTGCTTTACAATAACAGATGCTACTGTGAAAACTTGCTCCAAAAAACTTCTTCTGgttgttttcattgattttggatgttacTGTGAAATCTTAGATATGGATCGAAGGCAAATTATGTTGCTCTTATTGGTGGAGCAAGACGGGGAGCCTAGAGACAAT AAAATGGAAAGTGGTGATGAAAATACAGAGCAAGGGAAGTCAAGACGTGTATGGACCAGCTTTGAAGAAGAGTCTTTGTTGAATGTTCTTGACGGAATTATTGCTGGAGGACAACGCTGCGACACTGGTAGTTTCAAATCTGGTACTTTAATCAAAATAGAGAATGCTTTAAATCTTTTATGTCCCAATTCCAATCTGAAGGCAAGTCCACATATTGAGTCAAAGTTGAAGAAACTTAAGAAAGATTATAGCATAATCTATGACATGATGAACAAGAGTGGATTTGCATGGAATGATATCAAAAAGTGCATTGAAGTTGATAGTAATGAAGTATGGGAAACGTATTTGCAG CACAACAAAAAGGCAAAGGGATGGAGAAACAAGAAGTATCCATTATTTGATAGACTAGCTACCATCTTTGGGAGTGACCGTGCTACTGGAAATGGGGCTGAGGTCCCTGCTGATATGATGGAGGAGCAGAGCAACAATGAAGATGATATAGGCATTGGGAATGACACAAGCCCCATGTCAATGAGGCAAGATAGCACTGGACAATCTCAGGTCAGtcagaaaaagaggaaaagaaatgaTGAAGATAAAATTATGCTTGCATTGGATAAATTGTTTGAAGAATCTGGAAAAAGAATGCAAGCAGTGACTGATGCCATAGTGAAAGGTAATGAAGATCGATCTGATATTGCTAAGGAACTTAAGAAAATGGGACTTTCTGTTCTAGACCAAATTGAGGCATTGAAAATCATTTTGGATAAGCCCCAAAACATATCTGTGTTCATGTCCTTAGATGATGAAGTGAGGAAAGTGTATGTCGAGAACTTGCTTGCGGGCACTGCTAGAGGATCTACCTAG
- the LOC133727860 gene encoding uncharacterized protein LOC133727860 isoform X1 gives MDYHHRKETRPSSPPLSPASSSSETPINTVREQIIKCLEIVRAGPPGEFSSLSELPRYILRGVLLGNLDIRADLRPTAFEFAFFHAWGRLIRETQWESIGAPGAYIYVVTKRLARSERALDELSEVVEEKTVLPIFHGVDPSDVRHQTGSFAQAFADHEIKYKDDPQKVKRWRAALTKLGNLSGWHSKGCHETKLIQDVVDEIRWKIQFSKPAIRNLPSTPSWSSSYRRKHDVFLSFRGADTRLAFMGHLHAALIHCGISTFRDDIDLEKGKSIRKQLDKAIEGSKVWVVIVSPDYASSKWCLNELLKILECRKASKVGRKNETLMKPSAEYEGQAHTLVNGDKTHKGKASLRNKQENITNHNKREMGEFRLGVTYGGKWVDSVYIGGRTEEIVASKDITYSELLDQLYHIVGVHPTENEIKISTIDESKSPAYPVEIINDDDLKNFIDQSLSSDVHLKHPLRNSSRSRSIQVRVLVNHDGEWVNSTYVGGKTKGIIIPEDITYQELVDRVCGVVGVDPNEYKLIMKTAYKSNLPTQPVEIIDDEGLAFFIHDENLSLGMSSIFTLCTTLERRAFPNGQMESSHSGTPHLRRFGTSPSCVHYVTPDQVPHLHTQVGPSSPNVPCMQQQQQQQPFYQQQQQQQQPFYQKQHSFQQTTLQPCYEHYQPSVQQPQPLYQQLHPSYVQQQQSQYQQLNPSYMQPLSPIHHVPYSLKMFWNDATRIFQDLNFWQFSFIIMLLGNIFYFLRLCRNN, from the exons ATGGACTACCACCACCGCAAGGAGACTCGGCCTTCCTCTCCGCCACTCTCGCCGGCTTCTTCATCCTCAGAAACCCCAATTAACACCGTCCGCGAACAAATCATAAAGTGCCTCGAAATCGTCAGGGCCGGACCACCAGGAGAATTTTCATCCCTTTCCGAGCTTCCCCGATATATTCTACGTGGAGTCCTTCTGGGTAATCTTGACATACGGGCGGATCTTCGTCCAACTGCTTTTGAATTTGCATTTTTTCACGCCTGGGGACGTCTCATAAGGGAAACTCAGTGGGAAAGTATTGGAGCACCAGGAGCTTATATATACGTTGTGACTAAACGTTTGGCACGGTCGGAGAGGGCATTGGATGAACTCTCGGAGGTTGTAGAAGAAAAAACAGTGCTGCCAATATTCCACGGTGTTGATCCCTCCGATGTACGACATCAAACGGGAAGTTTTGCACAAGCCTTTGCAGACCATGAGATAAAGTACAAGGATGACCCACAAAAAGTAAAAAGGTGGAGAGCTGCTTTAACCAAACTGGGAAATCTTTCAGGCTGGCATTCAAAGGGCTG TCACGAAACAAAACTCATTCAAGACGTTGTTGATGAGATACGGTGgaaaatacaattttcaaaaccTGCCATTAGAAATCTGCCATCAACACCTTCTTGGTCTTCTTCTTATCGACGAAAGCATGATGTCTTTCTAAGCTTTAGAGGGGCGGATACCCGCTTGGCATTTATGGGCCATCTACATGCTGCATTAATTCACTGTGGAATTTCGACCTTTAGAGATGACATAGATCTTGAGAAAGGAAAGTCCATTCGCAAACAACTCGACAAAGCAATTGAGGGATCAAAGGTTTGGGTTGTCATCGTTTCACCAGACTATGCTTCTTCAAAATGGTGCTTGAACGAGCTTTTGAAGATTCTTGAATGTAGAAAAGCATCTAAAGTGGGAAGGAagaatgaaactttgatgaAGCCATCTGCAGAATATGAAGGACAAGCTCATACTCTGGTGAATGGAGACAAAACACATAAGGGGAAGGCTAGTTTGCGGAACAAGCAGGAAAACATCACTAATCATAATAAAAG GGAAATGGGTGAGTTCAGACTTGGCGTTACCTATGGCGGAAAGTGGGTTGATTCTGTTTACATAGGTGGTAGGACAGAAGAAATAGTGGCTTCAAAAGACATTACTTATAGTGAGCTTCTAGATCAACTGTATCATATTGTTGGAGTACATCCAACTGAAAATGAGATCAAGATCAGTACGATCGATGAATCAAAATCACCGGCTTATCCTGTGGAGATAATCAATGATGATGACCTCAAAAATTTTATTGATCAAAGCCTTTCTTCCGACGTGCACTTGAAGCATCCATTGCGAAATTCCTCTAGGAG CAGGAGTATTCAAGTTAGAGTTTTGGTTAACCATGATGGAGAGTGGGTAAATTCTACATATGTTGGTGGCAAAACGAAAGGAATAATAATCCCAGAGGACATTACTTATCAAGAACTTGTTGATAGAGTGTGTGGTGTTGTGGGAGTTGATCCAAATGAATATAAGTTGATTATGAAGACTGCATATAAATCAAATCTCCCTACTCAACCTGTGGAGATAATCGATGATGAAGGCCTTGCATTTTTCATCCATGATGAGAATCTTTCACTGGGTATGAGCTCCATATTTACTTTGTGCACTACTCTTGAACGACGGGCATTTCCTAATGGACA AATGGAATCCTCACATAGTGGTACACCACATCTCAGAAGATTTGGGACCTCCCCGAGTTGCGTTCATTATGTGACACCTGATCAGGTGCCTCATCTTCATACTCAAGTTGGACCATCGTCACCAAATGTGCCTTgtatgcagcagcagcagcaacaacaaccTTTCTAccagcagcaacaacaacaacaacaaccttTCTACCAGAAACAACATTCTTTCCAACAGACGACGTTGCAGCCTTGCTACGAGCACTATCAACCATCCGTTCAGCAGCCACAGCCTCTGTACCAACAACTTCATCCTTCCTACGTGCAGCAGCAGCAATCTCAGTACCAACAGCTGAATCCTTCCTACATGCAGCCGCTGTCACCAATTCATCATGTGCCTTACTCGCTCAAGATGTTCTGGAATGATGCAACCCGAATATTTCAAGATTTGAACTTTTGGCAATTTAGTTTCATCATTATGTTATTAGGAAATATCTTCTATTTCTTAAGGCTTTGTAGAAACAATTAG
- the LOC133728173 gene encoding uncharacterized protein LOC133728173 isoform X3: MQIQKDLILVKMESGDENTEQGKSRRVWTSFEEESLLNVLDGIIAGGQRCDTGSFKSGTLIKIENALNLLCPNSNLKASPHIESKLKKLKKDYSIIYDMMNKSGFAWNDIKKCIEVDSNEVWETYLQHNKKAKGWRNKKYPLFDRLATIFGSDRATGNGAEVPADMMEEQSNNEDDIGIGNDTSPMSMRQDSTGQSQVSQKKRKRNDEDKIMLALDKLFEESGKRMQAVTDAIVKGNEDRSDIAKELKKMGLSVLDQIEALKIILDKPQNISVFMSLDDEVRKVYVENLLAGTARGST, from the exons ATGCAAATTCAgaaggatttgattttggtg AAAATGGAAAGTGGTGATGAAAATACAGAGCAAGGGAAGTCAAGACGTGTATGGACCAGCTTTGAAGAAGAGTCTTTGTTGAATGTTCTTGACGGAATTATTGCTGGAGGACAACGCTGCGACACTGGTAGTTTCAAATCTGGTACTTTAATCAAAATAGAGAATGCTTTAAATCTTTTATGTCCCAATTCCAATCTGAAGGCAAGTCCACATATTGAGTCAAAGTTGAAGAAACTTAAGAAAGATTATAGCATAATCTATGACATGATGAACAAGAGTGGATTTGCATGGAATGATATCAAAAAGTGCATTGAAGTTGATAGTAATGAAGTATGGGAAACGTATTTGCAG CACAACAAAAAGGCAAAGGGATGGAGAAACAAGAAGTATCCATTATTTGATAGACTAGCTACCATCTTTGGGAGTGACCGTGCTACTGGAAATGGGGCTGAGGTCCCTGCTGATATGATGGAGGAGCAGAGCAACAATGAAGATGATATAGGCATTGGGAATGACACAAGCCCCATGTCAATGAGGCAAGATAGCACTGGACAATCTCAGGTCAGtcagaaaaagaggaaaagaaatgaTGAAGATAAAATTATGCTTGCATTGGATAAATTGTTTGAAGAATCTGGAAAAAGAATGCAAGCAGTGACTGATGCCATAGTGAAAGGTAATGAAGATCGATCTGATATTGCTAAGGAACTTAAGAAAATGGGACTTTCTGTTCTAGACCAAATTGAGGCATTGAAAATCATTTTGGATAAGCCCCAAAACATATCTGTGTTCATGTCCTTAGATGATGAAGTGAGGAAAGTGTATGTCGAGAACTTGCTTGCGGGCACTGCTAGAGGATCTACCTAG
- the LOC133727860 gene encoding uncharacterized protein LOC133727860 isoform X3 yields the protein MDYHHRKETRPSSPPLSPASSSSETPINTVREQIIKCLEIVRAGPPGEFSSLSELPRYILRGVLLGNLDIRADLRPTAFEFAFFHAWGRLIRETQWESIGAPGAYIYVVTKRLARSERALDELSEVVEEKTVLPIFHGVDPSDVRHQTGSFAQAFADHEIKYKDDPQKVKRWRAALTKLGNLSGWHSKGCHETKLIQDVVDEIRWKIQFSKPAIRNLPSTPSWSSSYRRKHDVFLSFRGADTRLAFMGHLHAALIHCGISTFRDDIDLEKGKSIRKQLDKAIEGSKVWVVIVSPDYASSKWCLNELLKILECRKASKVGRKNETLMKPSAEYEGQAHTLVNGDKTHKGKASLRNKQENITNHNKREMGEFRLGVTYGGKWVDSVYIGGRTEEIVASKDITYSELLDQLYHIVGVHPTENEIKISTIDESKSPAYPVEIINDDDLKNFIDQSLSSDVHLKHPLRNSSRSRSIQVRVLVNHDGEWVNSTYVGGKTKGIIIPEDITYQELVDRVCGVVGVDPNEYKLIMKTAYKSNLPTQPVEIIDDEGLAFFIHDENLSLGMSSIFTLCTTLERRAFPNGQRFGTSPSCVHYVTPDQVPHLHTQVGPSSPNVPCMQQQQQQQPFYQQQQQQQQPFYQKQHSFQQTTLQPCYEHYQPSVQQPQPLYQQLHPSYVQQQQSQYQQLNPSYMQPLSPIHHVPYSLKMFWNDATRIFQDLNFWQFSFIIMLLGNIFYFLRLCRNN from the exons ATGGACTACCACCACCGCAAGGAGACTCGGCCTTCCTCTCCGCCACTCTCGCCGGCTTCTTCATCCTCAGAAACCCCAATTAACACCGTCCGCGAACAAATCATAAAGTGCCTCGAAATCGTCAGGGCCGGACCACCAGGAGAATTTTCATCCCTTTCCGAGCTTCCCCGATATATTCTACGTGGAGTCCTTCTGGGTAATCTTGACATACGGGCGGATCTTCGTCCAACTGCTTTTGAATTTGCATTTTTTCACGCCTGGGGACGTCTCATAAGGGAAACTCAGTGGGAAAGTATTGGAGCACCAGGAGCTTATATATACGTTGTGACTAAACGTTTGGCACGGTCGGAGAGGGCATTGGATGAACTCTCGGAGGTTGTAGAAGAAAAAACAGTGCTGCCAATATTCCACGGTGTTGATCCCTCCGATGTACGACATCAAACGGGAAGTTTTGCACAAGCCTTTGCAGACCATGAGATAAAGTACAAGGATGACCCACAAAAAGTAAAAAGGTGGAGAGCTGCTTTAACCAAACTGGGAAATCTTTCAGGCTGGCATTCAAAGGGCTG TCACGAAACAAAACTCATTCAAGACGTTGTTGATGAGATACGGTGgaaaatacaattttcaaaaccTGCCATTAGAAATCTGCCATCAACACCTTCTTGGTCTTCTTCTTATCGACGAAAGCATGATGTCTTTCTAAGCTTTAGAGGGGCGGATACCCGCTTGGCATTTATGGGCCATCTACATGCTGCATTAATTCACTGTGGAATTTCGACCTTTAGAGATGACATAGATCTTGAGAAAGGAAAGTCCATTCGCAAACAACTCGACAAAGCAATTGAGGGATCAAAGGTTTGGGTTGTCATCGTTTCACCAGACTATGCTTCTTCAAAATGGTGCTTGAACGAGCTTTTGAAGATTCTTGAATGTAGAAAAGCATCTAAAGTGGGAAGGAagaatgaaactttgatgaAGCCATCTGCAGAATATGAAGGACAAGCTCATACTCTGGTGAATGGAGACAAAACACATAAGGGGAAGGCTAGTTTGCGGAACAAGCAGGAAAACATCACTAATCATAATAAAAG GGAAATGGGTGAGTTCAGACTTGGCGTTACCTATGGCGGAAAGTGGGTTGATTCTGTTTACATAGGTGGTAGGACAGAAGAAATAGTGGCTTCAAAAGACATTACTTATAGTGAGCTTCTAGATCAACTGTATCATATTGTTGGAGTACATCCAACTGAAAATGAGATCAAGATCAGTACGATCGATGAATCAAAATCACCGGCTTATCCTGTGGAGATAATCAATGATGATGACCTCAAAAATTTTATTGATCAAAGCCTTTCTTCCGACGTGCACTTGAAGCATCCATTGCGAAATTCCTCTAGGAG CAGGAGTATTCAAGTTAGAGTTTTGGTTAACCATGATGGAGAGTGGGTAAATTCTACATATGTTGGTGGCAAAACGAAAGGAATAATAATCCCAGAGGACATTACTTATCAAGAACTTGTTGATAGAGTGTGTGGTGTTGTGGGAGTTGATCCAAATGAATATAAGTTGATTATGAAGACTGCATATAAATCAAATCTCCCTACTCAACCTGTGGAGATAATCGATGATGAAGGCCTTGCATTTTTCATCCATGATGAGAATCTTTCACTGGGTATGAGCTCCATATTTACTTTGTGCACTACTCTTGAACGACGGGCATTTCCTAATGGACA AAGATTTGGGACCTCCCCGAGTTGCGTTCATTATGTGACACCTGATCAGGTGCCTCATCTTCATACTCAAGTTGGACCATCGTCACCAAATGTGCCTTgtatgcagcagcagcagcaacaacaaccTTTCTAccagcagcaacaacaacaacaacaaccttTCTACCAGAAACAACATTCTTTCCAACAGACGACGTTGCAGCCTTGCTACGAGCACTATCAACCATCCGTTCAGCAGCCACAGCCTCTGTACCAACAACTTCATCCTTCCTACGTGCAGCAGCAGCAATCTCAGTACCAACAGCTGAATCCTTCCTACATGCAGCCGCTGTCACCAATTCATCATGTGCCTTACTCGCTCAAGATGTTCTGGAATGATGCAACCCGAATATTTCAAGATTTGAACTTTTGGCAATTTAGTTTCATCATTATGTTATTAGGAAATATCTTCTATTTCTTAAGGCTTTGTAGAAACAATTAG
- the LOC133727860 gene encoding uncharacterized protein LOC133727860 isoform X2 produces the protein MDYHHRKETRPSSPPLSPASSSSETPINTVREQIIKCLEIVRAGPPGEFSSLSELPRYILRGVLLGNLDIRADLRPTAFEFAFFHAWGRLIRETQWESIGAPGAYIYVVTKRLARSERALDELSEVVEEKTVLPIFHGVDPSDVRHQTGSFAQAFADHEIKYKDDPQKVKRWRAALTKLGNLSGWHSKGCHETKLIQDVVDEIRWKIQFSKPAIRNLPSTPSWSSSYRRKHDVFLSFRGADTRLAFMGHLHAALIHCGISTFRDDIDLEKGKSIRKQLDKAIEGSKVWVVIVSPDYASSKWCLNELLKILECRKASKVGRKNETLMKPSAEYEGQAHTLVNGDKTHKGKASLRNKQENITNHNKREMGEFRLGVTYGGKWVDSVYIGGRTEEIVASKDITYSELLDQLYHIVGVHPTENEIKISTIDESKSPAYPVEIINDDDLKNFIDQSLSSDVHLKHPLRNSSRRSIQVRVLVNHDGEWVNSTYVGGKTKGIIIPEDITYQELVDRVCGVVGVDPNEYKLIMKTAYKSNLPTQPVEIIDDEGLAFFIHDENLSLGMSSIFTLCTTLERRAFPNGQMESSHSGTPHLRRFGTSPSCVHYVTPDQVPHLHTQVGPSSPNVPCMQQQQQQQPFYQQQQQQQQPFYQKQHSFQQTTLQPCYEHYQPSVQQPQPLYQQLHPSYVQQQQSQYQQLNPSYMQPLSPIHHVPYSLKMFWNDATRIFQDLNFWQFSFIIMLLGNIFYFLRLCRNN, from the exons ATGGACTACCACCACCGCAAGGAGACTCGGCCTTCCTCTCCGCCACTCTCGCCGGCTTCTTCATCCTCAGAAACCCCAATTAACACCGTCCGCGAACAAATCATAAAGTGCCTCGAAATCGTCAGGGCCGGACCACCAGGAGAATTTTCATCCCTTTCCGAGCTTCCCCGATATATTCTACGTGGAGTCCTTCTGGGTAATCTTGACATACGGGCGGATCTTCGTCCAACTGCTTTTGAATTTGCATTTTTTCACGCCTGGGGACGTCTCATAAGGGAAACTCAGTGGGAAAGTATTGGAGCACCAGGAGCTTATATATACGTTGTGACTAAACGTTTGGCACGGTCGGAGAGGGCATTGGATGAACTCTCGGAGGTTGTAGAAGAAAAAACAGTGCTGCCAATATTCCACGGTGTTGATCCCTCCGATGTACGACATCAAACGGGAAGTTTTGCACAAGCCTTTGCAGACCATGAGATAAAGTACAAGGATGACCCACAAAAAGTAAAAAGGTGGAGAGCTGCTTTAACCAAACTGGGAAATCTTTCAGGCTGGCATTCAAAGGGCTG TCACGAAACAAAACTCATTCAAGACGTTGTTGATGAGATACGGTGgaaaatacaattttcaaaaccTGCCATTAGAAATCTGCCATCAACACCTTCTTGGTCTTCTTCTTATCGACGAAAGCATGATGTCTTTCTAAGCTTTAGAGGGGCGGATACCCGCTTGGCATTTATGGGCCATCTACATGCTGCATTAATTCACTGTGGAATTTCGACCTTTAGAGATGACATAGATCTTGAGAAAGGAAAGTCCATTCGCAAACAACTCGACAAAGCAATTGAGGGATCAAAGGTTTGGGTTGTCATCGTTTCACCAGACTATGCTTCTTCAAAATGGTGCTTGAACGAGCTTTTGAAGATTCTTGAATGTAGAAAAGCATCTAAAGTGGGAAGGAagaatgaaactttgatgaAGCCATCTGCAGAATATGAAGGACAAGCTCATACTCTGGTGAATGGAGACAAAACACATAAGGGGAAGGCTAGTTTGCGGAACAAGCAGGAAAACATCACTAATCATAATAAAAG GGAAATGGGTGAGTTCAGACTTGGCGTTACCTATGGCGGAAAGTGGGTTGATTCTGTTTACATAGGTGGTAGGACAGAAGAAATAGTGGCTTCAAAAGACATTACTTATAGTGAGCTTCTAGATCAACTGTATCATATTGTTGGAGTACATCCAACTGAAAATGAGATCAAGATCAGTACGATCGATGAATCAAAATCACCGGCTTATCCTGTGGAGATAATCAATGATGATGACCTCAAAAATTTTATTGATCAAAGCCTTTCTTCCGACGTGCACTTGAAGCATCCATTGCGAAATTCCTCTAGGAG GAGTATTCAAGTTAGAGTTTTGGTTAACCATGATGGAGAGTGGGTAAATTCTACATATGTTGGTGGCAAAACGAAAGGAATAATAATCCCAGAGGACATTACTTATCAAGAACTTGTTGATAGAGTGTGTGGTGTTGTGGGAGTTGATCCAAATGAATATAAGTTGATTATGAAGACTGCATATAAATCAAATCTCCCTACTCAACCTGTGGAGATAATCGATGATGAAGGCCTTGCATTTTTCATCCATGATGAGAATCTTTCACTGGGTATGAGCTCCATATTTACTTTGTGCACTACTCTTGAACGACGGGCATTTCCTAATGGACA AATGGAATCCTCACATAGTGGTACACCACATCTCAGAAGATTTGGGACCTCCCCGAGTTGCGTTCATTATGTGACACCTGATCAGGTGCCTCATCTTCATACTCAAGTTGGACCATCGTCACCAAATGTGCCTTgtatgcagcagcagcagcaacaacaaccTTTCTAccagcagcaacaacaacaacaacaaccttTCTACCAGAAACAACATTCTTTCCAACAGACGACGTTGCAGCCTTGCTACGAGCACTATCAACCATCCGTTCAGCAGCCACAGCCTCTGTACCAACAACTTCATCCTTCCTACGTGCAGCAGCAGCAATCTCAGTACCAACAGCTGAATCCTTCCTACATGCAGCCGCTGTCACCAATTCATCATGTGCCTTACTCGCTCAAGATGTTCTGGAATGATGCAACCCGAATATTTCAAGATTTGAACTTTTGGCAATTTAGTTTCATCATTATGTTATTAGGAAATATCTTCTATTTCTTAAGGCTTTGTAGAAACAATTAG
- the LOC133728173 gene encoding uncharacterized protein LOC133728173 isoform X2, translating to MRLWSPRISSQPSYIEPPNLTGLWKQGLQQRSLVSPSLSRASASPLHLFRASASSLHSRSSFILLELLIQKMESGDENTEQGKSRRVWTSFEEESLLNVLDGIIAGGQRCDTGSFKSGTLIKIENALNLLCPNSNLKASPHIESKLKKLKKDYSIIYDMMNKSGFAWNDIKKCIEVDSNEVWETYLQHNKKAKGWRNKKYPLFDRLATIFGSDRATGNGAEVPADMMEEQSNNEDDIGIGNDTSPMSMRQDSTGQSQVSQKKRKRNDEDKIMLALDKLFEESGKRMQAVTDAIVKGNEDRSDIAKELKKMGLSVLDQIEALKIILDKPQNISVFMSLDDEVRKVYVENLLAGTARGST from the exons ATGAGATTGTGGAGTCCCCGCATCAGCTCCCAACCTTCTTACATAgaacccccaaatctcaccgGACTGTGGAAGCAAGGGCTTCAACAACGCTCATTAGTCTCTCCATCCCTTTCGCGCGCTTCAGCCTCGCCTCTCCATCTCTTTCGCGCTTCAGCCTCATCTCTTCACTCTCGATCAAGCTTCATCCTCCTTGAACTGCTCATCCAG AAAATGGAAAGTGGTGATGAAAATACAGAGCAAGGGAAGTCAAGACGTGTATGGACCAGCTTTGAAGAAGAGTCTTTGTTGAATGTTCTTGACGGAATTATTGCTGGAGGACAACGCTGCGACACTGGTAGTTTCAAATCTGGTACTTTAATCAAAATAGAGAATGCTTTAAATCTTTTATGTCCCAATTCCAATCTGAAGGCAAGTCCACATATTGAGTCAAAGTTGAAGAAACTTAAGAAAGATTATAGCATAATCTATGACATGATGAACAAGAGTGGATTTGCATGGAATGATATCAAAAAGTGCATTGAAGTTGATAGTAATGAAGTATGGGAAACGTATTTGCAG CACAACAAAAAGGCAAAGGGATGGAGAAACAAGAAGTATCCATTATTTGATAGACTAGCTACCATCTTTGGGAGTGACCGTGCTACTGGAAATGGGGCTGAGGTCCCTGCTGATATGATGGAGGAGCAGAGCAACAATGAAGATGATATAGGCATTGGGAATGACACAAGCCCCATGTCAATGAGGCAAGATAGCACTGGACAATCTCAGGTCAGtcagaaaaagaggaaaagaaatgaTGAAGATAAAATTATGCTTGCATTGGATAAATTGTTTGAAGAATCTGGAAAAAGAATGCAAGCAGTGACTGATGCCATAGTGAAAGGTAATGAAGATCGATCTGATATTGCTAAGGAACTTAAGAAAATGGGACTTTCTGTTCTAGACCAAATTGAGGCATTGAAAATCATTTTGGATAAGCCCCAAAACATATCTGTGTTCATGTCCTTAGATGATGAAGTGAGGAAAGTGTATGTCGAGAACTTGCTTGCGGGCACTGCTAGAGGATCTACCTAG